TGTGTACGAGGGGACGGAAGCGCCCGAGGTGTGCCCGGCCTGCGCCCACCCCCGTGCCTTCTACGAGCCTGCCGCGGAGAACTACTGAGCGGCGGGGAGTGGGGGTGCGAAGGTGAAGAAGTGGCGTTGCCGGGTGTGCGGGTACGTGCACGAGGGTCCGGTGCCGCCGGAAGGGGCGGCGGGGTGGGCGTCGTCGCTTGTGAGCGGGTGAACTTTTTCGGGCGATTCGGCCAGCCAGAGAGGATTCCGGCCGGCTTGTGGTGAATAACTATGGCCGGGTCCCCACTAGCGCGAGCGAAAGCATCAGCAGAGATGTTCGGCGCCAGTGGGTGCCCGCAGGAAAAGAAACGGGGGTGATTGGATGGCGGAATCCAGGACGCCGCTGCTGGACGAGCTGGAGAAGGGCCCGTGGCCCAGCTTCATAACCGACATGAAGAAACTCGCCCAGCGCAAGCCCGCCGTACAGGATGCCCTGGGGCAGCTGGAGATGTCCTACCGGGACAAGAAGGGGCACTGGAAGCACGGCGGTATCGTGGGAGTCAGAGGATACGGGGGAGGAGTGATCGGCAGGTATTCGGACGTAGGGAACGTTTTCCCGAACGTGGCCGAATTCCACACCATGCGCGTCAACCAGCCCAGCGGGTGGTTCTACACCACCGAGAAGCTGCGGCAACTGTGCGACATCTGGGAGGCCTACGGCAGCGGGCTCACCAACTTTCACGGCTCCACCGGCGACATCATCCTGCTGGGTACGGTCACCCAGAACCTGCAGCCCGCCTTCGATGCCCTGAGCGAGGCCGGGTTTGACCTGGGCGGCTCGGGTTCGGACCTGCGGACCCCCAGTGCCTGCGTGGGCCCGGCCCGCTGCGAGTGGGCCTGCATCGACACCCTGGAGCTGTGTCACGATGTGACCAACACGTTCCAGGACGAACTGCACCGTCCCATGTGGCCCTACAAGTTCAAGATCAAGGTGGCGGGATGCCCCAACGACTGCGCGGCGGCTGTCGCCCGCGCGGACCTATCCGTGATCGGCACCTGGCGGGACTCCATCCGCATCGACCAGGAGGCGGTTCGGGAGTACGCGGACGGGGGCCTGGACGTAGGGCGTGCCGTCGTTCACAAGTGCCCCACCGGGGCTCTCTCCTGGGATGCCGAAAAGAAGGAACTGGGGCTCAAGGCCGAAGAGTGCAACCGCTGCATGCACTGCATCAACATGATGCCCAGGGCCCTCCGTCCGGGAGTGGAGAGAGGGGCGACCATCCTCATCGGTGGCAAGGCCACCATCCTGCAGACCGCCTTCCTGTCCTGGGTGATCGTCCCCTTCATGAAGCTGGAACCGCCCTACGAGGAGTTCAAGGACCTCCTGCGGCGCATCTGGGAGTGGTGGGACGAGAACGCCAAGACCCGCGAGCGGGTGGGCGAGCTCATCTACCGCAAGGGCATGCGGGAGTTCCTCAAGGCGGTGGGCCTGCCGCCGGCCCCGCAGATGGTGTTTCGGCCCCGGGCCAACCCCTACTACTTCTGGTGGTCGGAGGAGCTGGAGGGCAACGGTCACAAGGAGCAGGGCTGATCCCGCTCGGGCGGTCTTTGCTCCGCCAGCCGGCCGTCTGTCCTCCAGCAGCCTGATGCTGACAATCCCGAGGGGTGAGAAAAGTGTCGCAGACTGACATAGGGCCTCCCTATTACAAGGACATGCTCCCGCCCGTGATGAAGGAAAACTACGGGCGGTGGAAGTACCACGAGATCGTGCGGTCGGGCGTCCTCCGGCACGTCGCCGAGACGGGCGCAGAAGTTTACAGCGTCAGGGTGGGCTCGGCCCGCCTCATGACCGTGGACCGGGTGCGCGAGATCTGTGACCTGGCCGACAAGTACTGTGATGGTTACCTGCGCTTCACCAGCCGGCACAACGTCGAGTTCCTGGTGTCGGACAAGAGCAAGGTGGAGCCTCTCCTGCAGGAACTGAAGGAGAGGGGCTGGCCGGTGGGCGGTACCGGCAACTCCATCAGCAACATGATCCACACCCAGGGCTGGATCCACTGCCATACCCCGGCCACCGATGGCTCGGGAATCGTCAAGGCGGTCATGGACGACCTCTACGAGTACTTCGTGGACATGAAGCTGCCCGCCAAGCTGCGCATCGCCCTGGCCTGCTGCCTGAACATGTGCGGGGCCGTGCACTGCTCGGACATCGCCATGGTGGGCATCCACCGCAAGCCGCCCGTGATCGACCACGACATCGTCTCCAAGCAGTGCGAGATCCCGACTCTCATCGCCAGCTGCCCCACGGCGGCCATCCGGCCCAACCCCAAGCTGAAGAGCGTGGAGGTCACCGAGGAGCGCTGCATGTACTGCGGCAACTGCTACACCATGTGCCCGGGCATGAAGATCGCCGACCCCGAGAACGACGGGGTGGCCATCTTCGTGGGCGGCAAGGTATCCAACGCCCGTACGGCCCCCATGTTCTCGCGCCTGGCCATCCCGTACCTCCCCAACAACCCGCCCCGGTGGCCGGAAGTC
The Bacillota bacterium DNA segment above includes these coding regions:
- the dsrB gene encoding dissimilatory-type sulfite reductase subunit beta; this encodes MSQTDIGPPYYKDMLPPVMKENYGRWKYHEIVRSGVLRHVAETGAEVYSVRVGSARLMTVDRVREICDLADKYCDGYLRFTSRHNVEFLVSDKSKVEPLLQELKERGWPVGGTGNSISNMIHTQGWIHCHTPATDGSGIVKAVMDDLYEYFVDMKLPAKLRIALACCLNMCGAVHCSDIAMVGIHRKPPVIDHDIVSKQCEIPTLIASCPTAAIRPNPKLKSVEVTEERCMYCGNCYTMCPGMKIADPENDGVAIFVGGKVSNARTAPMFSRLAIPYLPNNPPRWPEVTAAVRNLVEVWARNARKGERYGEWIERIGWERFFELAEIPFTDKHIDDFTFAIPTFRTAATFKW
- the dsrA gene encoding dissimilatory-type sulfite reductase subunit alpha; the encoded protein is MAESRTPLLDELEKGPWPSFITDMKKLAQRKPAVQDALGQLEMSYRDKKGHWKHGGIVGVRGYGGGVIGRYSDVGNVFPNVAEFHTMRVNQPSGWFYTTEKLRQLCDIWEAYGSGLTNFHGSTGDIILLGTVTQNLQPAFDALSEAGFDLGGSGSDLRTPSACVGPARCEWACIDTLELCHDVTNTFQDELHRPMWPYKFKIKVAGCPNDCAAAVARADLSVIGTWRDSIRIDQEAVREYADGGLDVGRAVVHKCPTGALSWDAEKKELGLKAEECNRCMHCINMMPRALRPGVERGATILIGGKATILQTAFLSWVIVPFMKLEPPYEEFKDLLRRIWEWWDENAKTRERVGELIYRKGMREFLKAVGLPPAPQMVFRPRANPYYFWWSEELEGNGHKEQG